The following coding sequences are from one Rhodospirillales bacterium window:
- a CDS encoding OmpW family protein → MLHAKQKGDLIIRLRSATLTSDTHGTTTSGGSARVGSDTVPELDFTYFFTDNIAAELILATTKNSVDVAGVAHLGEVSLLPPVLTLQYHFQPKAKFSPYVGAGLNYTMFYDVKKSSAITAVKYEDSFGLAFQVGMDIAINDRWSFNVDLKKIYVSTDITVNNGSITTTDTDLDPWVFGVGFGYKY, encoded by the coding sequence ATGCTTCATGCCAAACAAAAGGGTGACCTGATTATTCGCCTGCGTTCCGCCACATTGACGTCCGATACCCATGGCACCACCACCTCAGGTGGCTCTGCACGGGTTGGCAGTGACACTGTTCCTGAACTGGATTTCACCTATTTTTTCACCGACAACATTGCTGCAGAATTGATTCTTGCCACCACCAAAAACAGCGTTGATGTTGCGGGGGTTGCCCATCTTGGTGAGGTTTCCCTGCTGCCGCCGGTGTTGACCCTGCAGTATCATTTCCAGCCGAAAGCAAAATTCAGCCCCTATGTCGGTGCGGGCCTCAATTACACAATGTTTTATGATGTGAAAAAATCGAGCGCCATTACCGCCGTCAAATACGAAGACTCATTCGGGCTGGCATTTCAGGTCGGCATGGACATTGCCATCAACGACCGCTGGTCCTTTAACGTTGATCTCAAGAAGATATACGTTTCCACCGACATCACGGTCAATAACGGTTCCATCACCACCACGGACACCGATCTTGATCCATGGGTGTTCGGCGTCGGATTTGGCTACAAATACTAA
- a CDS encoding acetate--CoA ligase family protein, producing MARDDVEALLHPRNIVMVGASDRDRHWSERVYNNLKRFDYPGGIYPINPKREEIWGIPCFPGFDALPEPPDHIICFVPADIALNVLEDGAAHGARSALIFAGDFGEGGNEKGRERAKRLAAIIDKTGLAVCGPNCMGNAPAPSRAITLPDDGMETLESGPTAIIAQSGGLCLALNRMLTERGLNPSYIVSAGNQVGLGAGDYIRFMARQPQIKGIMLYLEQVVRVDDFIDACGEASDAGKAVVAVKIGGSDEGRAAALAHTGSLAGSVDAFDALAGAAGVVRLDCLEDAVEAMEYLARTKAPLGTGVGAITNSGAMKSLISESAARAGVTFATPDAKTKETIAAVLGPLASASNPLDTRQTITTDKYIACIEAFAADPNFDLLLVAEDLPLAPGIERKELNLAAISEWTKGEDTTLPVALFAPANVALTDHAQALRKTFSHLAYLSDPDRAFRVFGRIFDQIGRRTRAKSEPKNSSPLTGKQESRIAELKTLAGDKPTALDETTSKAILADFGLPLAREAFSADGPSAAKAAQDIGFPVVVKAVSADLPHKTEAGAIMLGLEDADGVKTACDAITKNVAHYDGAVKIDGFLVAEQVLGGIELALGIANDPEMGPVVVFGSGGIMVELYKDVALGRAGLNRAEAEAMIDATRAGKLLDGYRGAAPADRDAVVDAILKMGRFAYETKGLIEAVDINPLLACPKGQGCVALDALVVLAPKP from the coding sequence ATGGCACGCGATGACGTCGAAGCACTCCTCCATCCCCGCAATATTGTCATGGTCGGCGCATCGGACCGGGACCGCCACTGGTCGGAGCGGGTTTATAACAATCTGAAACGGTTTGATTATCCCGGTGGCATTTACCCCATCAATCCAAAGCGCGAAGAGATTTGGGGCATCCCCTGTTTTCCCGGTTTTGATGCCCTGCCAGAGCCCCCTGATCACATCATCTGTTTTGTCCCCGCCGACATTGCCCTTAATGTCTTGGAAGATGGTGCCGCCCATGGTGCCCGCAGCGCCCTTATCTTTGCTGGCGATTTTGGCGAAGGCGGTAACGAAAAAGGCCGCGAGCGGGCAAAACGCCTTGCCGCAATTATCGATAAAACCGGACTTGCTGTCTGTGGCCCCAATTGCATGGGCAATGCACCGGCCCCCAGCCGGGCCATCACCCTGCCCGATGATGGCATGGAAACACTGGAATCTGGCCCGACCGCCATCATTGCCCAATCGGGCGGCTTGTGTCTGGCGCTCAACCGCATGCTGACCGAGCGGGGCTTAAACCCCTCCTATATTGTCTCCGCAGGCAATCAGGTTGGCTTGGGTGCAGGGGATTATATTCGTTTCATGGCGCGCCAGCCCCAAATCAAGGGGATCATGCTGTACCTGGAACAGGTCGTTCGGGTTGACGATTTCATCGATGCCTGCGGAGAAGCCAGCGATGCTGGCAAGGCCGTGGTTGCCGTCAAAATTGGCGGATCAGACGAAGGCCGTGCCGCGGCATTGGCCCATACAGGATCATTGGCGGGATCGGTTGATGCGTTTGATGCCCTGGCCGGTGCCGCCGGGGTGGTTCGCCTGGATTGTCTGGAAGATGCCGTAGAGGCCATGGAATATCTGGCACGCACCAAGGCACCGTTAGGCACAGGGGTTGGCGCCATTACCAATTCCGGGGCCATGAAAAGCCTGATTTCGGAATCTGCTGCGCGCGCAGGCGTCACCTTTGCAACACCGGATGCAAAAACAAAGGAAACAATCGCTGCTGTGCTTGGCCCCCTTGCCAGTGCGTCCAATCCGCTGGATACCCGCCAGACCATCACCACAGATAAATATATTGCCTGCATTGAGGCCTTTGCCGCCGACCCCAATTTTGATTTGCTGCTGGTCGCAGAGGATTTGCCCCTGGCACCCGGGATTGAACGCAAGGAATTGAACCTTGCAGCAATTTCAGAATGGACCAAAGGCGAAGATACTACCCTGCCCGTCGCCCTGTTTGCACCGGCCAATGTTGCCCTGACCGATCACGCACAGGCTTTGCGCAAAACCTTTAGCCATCTGGCCTATCTTTCCGATCCTGATCGCGCCTTTCGGGTCTTTGGGCGCATCTTTGACCAGATCGGCCGGCGCACCCGCGCAAAATCCGAGCCCAAAAATTCAAGCCCCTTAACGGGTAAACAAGAATCCCGCATTGCAGAATTAAAAACATTGGCCGGGGATAAACCAACCGCATTGGATGAAACGACATCCAAGGCGATACTGGCAGATTTCGGCCTACCACTGGCCCGCGAAGCATTTTCCGCCGATGGGCCAAGTGCCGCAAAGGCTGCACAAGACATCGGGTTTCCGGTGGTTGTCAAAGCGGTTTCCGCTGACCTGCCCCACAAAACCGAAGCCGGGGCCATCATGCTTGGCCTTGAAGATGCCGATGGGGTTAAAACAGCATGTGATGCAATCACAAAGAACGTGGCGCACTATGATGGGGCGGTAAAAATCGATGGGTTTCTGGTTGCTGAACAGGTCCTAGGTGGCATTGAACTGGCGCTCGGCATCGCCAATGACCCTGAAATGGGGCCTGTGGTGGTGTTTGGCTCCGGCGGCATCATGGTGGAACTCTATAAAGACGTCGCCCTTGGCCGGGCCGGCCTGAACCGGGCAGAGGCCGAAGCCATGATCGATGCCACACGGGCCGGAAAATTACTGGATGGTTACAGGGGTGCTGCCCCTGCGGATCGCGATGCGGTGGTTGATGCCATCTTAAAAATGGGACGGTTCGCCTACGAGACCAAGGGATTGATCGAAGCCGTCGATATCAATCCCCTGCTTGCCTGCCCCAAAGGCCAAGGATGTGTGGCCCTTGATGCGTTGGTGGTGTTGGCACCTAAACCATAA
- a CDS encoding ornithine cyclodeaminase family protein, translating into MTLFINNDVVAQVLTMTDTIAALEKSYHQLVRSQSVCRPRVDIQIPTPEEDKIYQWGSMEGGSTQGYFAIRMKSDVIFEESYNGVVTQDKYCTRPGMYCGLILLTSTENGEPLAFINDGVLQHMRVGGDGGIGTKYMSRENSETVGMLGSGGMARTHMDAIMCVRDIKKLQVFSPTPANREAFAEEMRAKYGLEVTVCDNPRDVYRGADIVAGVTDSAVPVLNGEWVEPGTHIINVGGGGGKPDQATLDKVDVYFRFGDAPGPWGEPDMELGDEYITYAAQPEFNSNFKMKRSGKRGHAASLPGCMITFKDIIEGTNQGRTDASQITYSERGNLQGAQFWAVGGVVYEKAKAEGLGNEIPTEWLLQDIRD; encoded by the coding sequence ATGACACTTTTCATAAACAACGACGTTGTGGCACAGGTTCTGACCATGACGGACACCATTGCGGCATTGGAAAAATCCTATCACCAATTGGTGCGGTCTCAATCGGTTTGCAGGCCAAGGGTCGATATCCAGATCCCGACGCCGGAAGAAGATAAAATTTACCAATGGGGCAGCATGGAAGGCGGATCAACGCAAGGCTACTTTGCCATTCGCATGAAGTCTGATGTCATTTTCGAAGAAAGCTATAACGGCGTCGTCACTCAGGATAAATACTGTACTAGGCCCGGCATGTATTGCGGGTTGATCTTGTTGACCAGCACCGAAAATGGCGAGCCTTTGGCGTTTATCAATGATGGCGTGTTGCAGCATATGCGCGTTGGGGGGGATGGCGGCATTGGCACCAAATATATGAGCCGCGAAAATTCTGAAACCGTCGGGATGCTCGGTTCCGGCGGCATGGCCCGGACCCATATGGACGCCATCATGTGTGTGCGCGACATTAAAAAGCTTCAGGTGTTTTCACCAACGCCTGCCAACCGCGAAGCCTTTGCCGAGGAAATGCGTGCAAAATACGGTCTGGAAGTGACGGTCTGTGACAATCCGCGCGATGTTTATCGGGGTGCAGACATTGTTGCCGGCGTTACCGATTCTGCGGTGCCTGTTTTGAATGGGGAATGGGTTGAGCCGGGGACCCACATTATCAATGTTGGTGGCGGTGGGGGAAAACCCGATCAGGCGACCCTTGATAAGGTGGATGTTTATTTCCGCTTTGGCGATGCGCCGGGCCCATGGGGAGAGCCGGATATGGAGCTGGGGGATGAATACATCACCTATGCTGCCCAGCCCGAGTTTAATTCCAATTTCAAGATGAAGCGTTCAGGGAAACGGGGCCATGCGGCATCCCTGCCCGGATGCATGATCACGTTCAAAGACATTATCGAAGGCACCAATCAGGGCCGCACCGATGCGTCACAGATCACCTATTCGGAACGCGGCAATCTACAGGGCGCACAGTTCTGGGCAGTCGGTGGGGTGGTCTATGAAAAGGCCAAAGCCGAAGGGCTGGGCAATGAAATCCCAACCGAATGGTTGTTGCAAGACATCCGGGATTAA
- a CDS encoding MFS transporter has product MSETDTELSRAEHKQSVRILALISTGHALSNFYILCLPALIPFLKVEFAVSYTFLGLLLSTRSITTGFFQIPVGFMVDRIGGKIVLVTGLFILSISVALLAVIPSFWYAMPLMVTFGIGIASMRPSNYTIINASMPSAWIGRAFGINMFAGHAGRVVAPPLLVTSALLWGWRVAVVIAGVLGIIVTFGLMTQWKNVRDDSIGKKPPGGLGFFQEIRSLASGSLMVFFVFFIFNALGTHGIHSFIVAALAELHNTPLTVASGALTVYLVASAIGVLGGGFIVDKTPRHTFLAVTVLVSSGVLLILLGTLTMPLFAIIILMSFIGLFQGALRPARDMLMRAVIPRESFGKAIGMVATGAAFGGASAPVIFGWILDSGNPSWLFYVLAGCLAILVVTVLIPKKAISVPTVP; this is encoded by the coding sequence ACTTTCACGGGCTGAACACAAGCAAAGCGTTCGCATTCTGGCGCTGATCAGCACGGGACACGCGCTTTCAAATTTTTATATCCTGTGCCTGCCCGCACTCATTCCTTTTCTTAAAGTCGAGTTTGCCGTCAGCTATACCTTTCTGGGACTTTTGCTCTCAACGCGATCCATCACCACCGGATTCTTCCAAATTCCTGTCGGCTTCATGGTTGATCGCATTGGCGGCAAGATCGTTTTGGTCACGGGCCTGTTTATTCTATCCATCAGTGTTGCCTTGCTCGCGGTGATCCCCAGCTTCTGGTATGCCATGCCCTTGATGGTCACCTTTGGCATTGGCATTGCCTCCATGCGGCCATCCAATTACACCATTATCAACGCATCCATGCCTTCGGCGTGGATCGGGCGGGCCTTTGGAATCAATATGTTTGCAGGCCATGCCGGGCGGGTGGTCGCCCCGCCCCTGTTGGTGACGTCTGCCTTGTTGTGGGGATGGCGCGTCGCCGTGGTCATCGCCGGCGTCCTTGGCATCATTGTCACCTTTGGATTAATGACCCAATGGAAGAACGTGCGCGATGATTCCATCGGCAAAAAACCGCCGGGCGGTCTCGGGTTTTTTCAGGAAATTCGGTCCCTGGCATCAGGGTCTTTAATGGTCTTTTTTGTCTTTTTCATTTTCAATGCTCTGGGCACCCACGGCATCCATTCCTTTATCGTTGCGGCACTGGCTGAACTACACAACACCCCCTTAACCGTGGCCTCCGGTGCCTTGACGGTCTATCTGGTCGCCAGCGCCATCGGGGTGCTGGGTGGTGGCTTCATCGTCGACAAAACGCCACGCCATACCTTTCTGGCAGTAACCGTATTAGTCTCTTCCGGCGTTCTTTTGATCCTGCTGGGCACCCTGACCATGCCATTGTTTGCCATCATCATCTTGATGAGCTTCATCGGTTTGTTTCAGGGCGCATTGCGCCCCGCTCGCGATATGCTGATGCGCGCCGTTATCCCGCGCGAATCTTTTGGCAAGGCCATTGGCATGGTGGCAACGGGGGCGGCCTTTGGGGGCGCATCGGCGCCCGTTATTTTTGGCTGGATTCTGGATTCAGGCAACCCAAGCTGGCTGTTCTATGTTCTGGCTGGGTGTCTGGCCATTTTGGTCGTGACCGTGCTCATCCCAAAGAAAGCGATATCAGTCCCAACGGTGCCCTAA
- a CDS encoding ornithine cyclodeaminase family protein — MTLIINNDDVHAVLTMEDTMAALEKSYLDLSASRAVCRPRIDIQIPTSDPDKTYQWGTMEGGSMDGYFAVRMKSDVVTQENHNGIPTENKYCVRPGRWCGLIFLTSIKNGEPLALLNDGVLQHMRVGADGGIGAKYMARENAEVIGMLGSGGMSRSHMDAFMAVRDIKKLQVFSPTKANRESFAAEMRDKFEIEVVACDAPEQVYRGADIVAALTDATVPVTDGACIEAGTHVVVIGGSGAPDDTTIEKIDRSLRFGNAPQPWGLPEFGKGKSRLTYAAMTPEIAETRLSPDGKRGGRTAVAEDHLVWLADVLSGDAKGRESDDQITYSERGNLQGAQFYAVAGRAYELARDAGRGREIPTDWFLQDIRD, encoded by the coding sequence ATGACACTGATCATCAACAACGATGATGTCCATGCCGTGCTAACCATGGAAGACACCATGGCGGCACTGGAAAAGTCCTATTTGGACCTGTCGGCCTCGCGCGCGGTGTGTCGCCCGCGCATCGATATTCAGATTCCCACATCAGACCCGGATAAAACGTATCAATGGGGCACCATGGAAGGGGGCTCCATGGATGGCTATTTTGCCGTTCGCATGAAATCCGATGTTGTTACCCAAGAAAACCACAACGGGATACCCACAGAAAATAAATACTGTGTGCGCCCGGGTCGTTGGTGTGGGTTGATCTTTCTGACCTCCATTAAAAATGGTGAGCCCTTGGCGCTTTTGAATGACGGGGTGTTGCAGCATATGCGCGTTGGGGCTGATGGGGGCATTGGTGCCAAATATATGGCTCGCGAAAACGCCGAAGTGATTGGCATGTTGGGATCAGGCGGCATGTCGCGCAGCCATATGGATGCCTTTATGGCGGTGCGTGACATTAAAAAATTACAGGTCTTTTCACCGACCAAGGCCAACCGGGAAAGTTTCGCTGCTGAAATGCGCGATAAATTCGAGATTGAGGTTGTGGCTTGCGATGCGCCCGAACAGGTCTATCGCGGGGCAGATATTGTCGCCGCATTAACCGATGCCACGGTGCCCGTTACCGATGGCGCCTGCATTGAGGCGGGTACCCATGTGGTGGTCATTGGTGGTTCGGGTGCGCCTGATGACACCACAATTGAAAAAATTGATCGGTCTTTGCGATTTGGCAATGCGCCCCAACCGTGGGGGCTTCCTGAATTTGGCAAGGGAAAGTCACGGCTGACCTATGCTGCCATGACCCCCGAAATTGCTGAAACGCGTCTGTCGCCTGATGGCAAACGCGGGGGTCGCACAGCAGTGGCCGAAGACCATCTGGTGTGGTTGGCCGATGTTCTTTCAGGTGATGCCAAGGGCCGCGAAAGTGATGATCAGATTACCTATTCGGAACGGGGCAATTTACAAGGCGCGCAGTTTTACGCGGTGGCGGGCAGGGCCTATGAACTGGCCCGCGATGCAGGTCGGGGCCGGGAAATTCCCACCGACTGGTTTTTACAAGACATAAGGGATTAA